From a region of the Aeoliella mucimassa genome:
- the cmk gene encoding (d)CMP kinase codes for MIVTIDGPAGAGKSSAARSLANRLGFRFLDTGAMYRAVVFAALEQGVELTDADALEQVAAQLRIELGDQSVLVNDQDVTRAIRTQAITSATRYAADHPGIRALLVDQQRAAAAGHECVTEGRDQGSVVFPDAECKVFLTASERTRGERRYHDLIARGEQVTLEEVLEKQRERDERDTTRAVGALIQSSDAVVLNTDGMSPDEVVDRLYEIVQQRRVAK; via the coding sequence ATGATCGTCACCATCGATGGACCCGCCGGTGCCGGAAAAAGCAGTGCGGCCCGCTCGCTTGCCAACCGGCTCGGGTTTCGCTTCCTGGACACTGGTGCGATGTACCGGGCTGTGGTGTTTGCCGCGTTGGAGCAGGGAGTCGAACTGACCGATGCCGACGCGCTAGAGCAAGTCGCCGCCCAGTTGCGCATCGAACTAGGCGATCAGAGTGTGCTCGTGAACGACCAGGACGTCACCCGGGCGATTCGTACCCAGGCCATTACCTCGGCAACCCGCTACGCGGCCGACCACCCTGGCATTCGGGCGCTGCTGGTCGATCAGCAACGTGCCGCCGCTGCGGGGCATGAATGCGTGACCGAGGGACGCGACCAAGGCTCGGTGGTGTTTCCTGACGCAGAGTGCAAGGTTTTTCTCACTGCCAGCGAGCGGACCCGTGGCGAACGACGCTATCACGACCTCATCGCCCGCGGAGAGCAGGTCACCCTCGAAGAAGTGCTGGAAAAGCAGCGGGAACGGGACGAACGCGATACCACCCGCGCGGTGGGAGCCCTGATTCAATCGTCCGATGCGGTGGTGCTCAACACCGATGGCATGTCGCCTGATGAAGTGGTCGACCGGTTGTACGAAATTGTCCAGCAACGCCGAGTCGCAAAATAG